From Micromonospora carbonacea:
ACGTCGCCGAACGCCGTGTCGAGCACCGCGTGGCCGATGCGCCGGGGGCTGGTGTAGTCGTACTCGGTGCCGGCGACCGGGGTCGCCCCGACCGGCAGCAGCCGCCCGTCCACCTGCACCCGCAGCTTCGCCGGCACCCGCAGGGCGAGATCGTCCACCGCCACCCCGGGAAGTTGCAGGTAGGGGTGCATCGAGAAGCCGAACGGGCAGGGCTCCCCGCCGACGTTGGTGGCCTCGTGCTCGATGCGCAGGCCGCCGGGGCCGACCGAGTAGCGGTTGCGCAGCCGCAGCGCCCACGGGTAGCCCGGATGCGGGGGCAGGTCGTAGCCCAGGGTCACGGCGTCGTCGGACTGCTCGACGAGGTGCCACGGCACCCAGTTGACCAGGCCGTGCAGGGCCACGCCCCGGCCCGGCTCGGTCAGCGTGAGCTGGAACTCCCGGCCGCCGAAGGCGTACTGGCCGTCGCGGATGCGGTTGGGCCAGGGGGCCAGCACCTGCCCGGCCCCGCCGGGGCAGAGCTTGTCGGCGGCGAACCCGTCGACGTAGTCGACGCCGTCGTGCCGGTACGTCCGCAGGCCGCCGCCGACCTCGACGAGCACGGCCTCGTGGCCGGCGGCGGAAATGGTCCACTGGGTGCCTGACGGCGGGCGGGGTGCGGCGTTCTGCATGCCGGTGACCTTAGTCGGTCAGCTCTGTGCACGGGGTGCGCGGTCCGTCACCGCGCGCACCCCGCCGCCGACGGTCACCCCCGCGCCCCCGACGTGGCCGCCCGGTAGCGCACCAGGGCCGGGAAGACGGCCGCCAGCAGCACCGCGAGCACCGCCGCGGCGAGGCCGCCGCCGACCCAGGCGACGCCGGTGCCGAGGCCGGCGGCCGTCGCGCCCGCCCGCAGGTCGCCGAGGCGGGGCCCACCCGCCACCACCACCGTGTTGACGCCCTGGAGCCGGCCCCGCATCCGGTCCGGCGCGTGCACCAGCAGCATCGTCTGCCGCAGCACGGCGCTGACCAGGTCGGCCGCGCCGGCCACGGCGAGCAGCCCGACCACCAGCCAGAGTTGGCGGGCCAGCCCGGCGGCGGCGATGGCCAGCCCCCAGCCGACGACGGCGCACACCAGCGCCACCCCCTGCCGGTGGAGCCGGCCGATCCAGCCGGAGGTGAGCCCACCGAGCATCGACCCGATGGCGATGGCGCTGAACAGCCAGCCGACGGCCGCGCCGCCGCCGAAGCGTTCCTCGGCGATCTCGGGGAACAGCGCCCGGGGCATGGCCAGCACCATCGCGACGAGGTCGATGGCGAAGGAGAGCAGCAGCACCGGCGTGGTGGCCAGGTAGCGCAGCCCGTCGACGACGCTGGCCAGCCCTGCCTTGCGGGGCGAGCCGTCGCCGTCGGGGTCCGGCTCCGGCGGCAGCGCCGGCATCCGCAGCGTCGCCCAGACCGCCGCCGTGAAGAAGACCGTGTCCACGGCGTACGCGATGGGCAGCGCGAACCCGACCTCCCAGGCCGCGAAGATCAGCCCGGCCAGCAGCGGCCCCAGCACCGACGCGGCGGTGTGGGTGGTGAAGTTCAGGGTGCTCGCGGCCGGGACCAGCTCGGCCGGGACGAGCCGGGGGATGCTCGCGGTGCGGGCCGCCCCGCTGACCGCGAACCCGACCGACTGCAACGCCACCAGGACCAGCAGCAGCACCGGGCTGCCCACCCGGAACACGGCCTGGGCCAGCAGGCCCACCATCGACGCCCAGAGCACCGCCTGGCTGACCAGCAGCACCGCGCGCCGGTCCCGGGCGTCCGCGACCGCGCCGCCCCACAGCCCGAAGACCAGCAGCGGCACGAACGCGGCCACGCCGAGCAGCCCCACCCAGAACGAGTCCCGGGTCAGCGCGAACATCTCCACCGGCACGGCCACGGCCGTGAACTGGAAGCCGAGCATCGCGACGCTGTTGCCGACCCAGATCCGCCGGTAGACGGGCACCCGCAGCGGGCGCAGGTCGATCGCCCAGCGGCGCGCCCCGCGCGGCCGGGTCTCCTTGACGGCGGTCACGGGGCGAGCCGCTCCACGACCCACCGGCCGTCGTCGGCCGGGCCGGGATCGGGCGCGGTGCGGCGGAACCGCAGCCGGTCGTGCA
This genomic window contains:
- a CDS encoding aldose 1-epimerase family protein encodes the protein MQNAAPRPPSGTQWTISAAGHEAVLVEVGGGLRTYRHDGVDYVDGFAADKLCPGGAGQVLAPWPNRIRDGQYAFGGREFQLTLTEPGRGVALHGLVNWVPWHLVEQSDDAVTLGYDLPPHPGYPWALRLRNRYSVGPGGLRIEHEATNVGGEPCPFGFSMHPYLQLPGVAVDDLALRVPAKLRVQVDGRLLPVGATPVAGTEYDYTSPRRIGHAVLDTAFGDVVRDADGGSSVTLAAPDDAAAVTVWADREFGWWQIFSGDTLTGERHRRSVAVEPMTCPPDAYRSGKDVITLEPGDTWRGTMGIRPGAR
- a CDS encoding MFS transporter — encoded protein: MTAVKETRPRGARRWAIDLRPLRVPVYRRIWVGNSVAMLGFQFTAVAVPVEMFALTRDSFWVGLLGVAAFVPLLVFGLWGGAVADARDRRAVLLVSQAVLWASMVGLLAQAVFRVGSPVLLLVLVALQSVGFAVSGAARTASIPRLVPAELVPAASTLNFTTHTAASVLGPLLAGLIFAAWEVGFALPIAYAVDTVFFTAAVWATLRMPALPPEPDPDGDGSPRKAGLASVVDGLRYLATTPVLLLSFAIDLVAMVLAMPRALFPEIAEERFGGGAAVGWLFSAIAIGSMLGGLTSGWIGRLHRQGVALVCAVVGWGLAIAAAGLARQLWLVVGLLAVAGAADLVSAVLRQTMLLVHAPDRMRGRLQGVNTVVVAGGPRLGDLRAGATAAGLGTGVAWVGGGLAAAVLAVLLAAVFPALVRYRAATSGARG